One Alphaproteobacteria bacterium genomic window carries:
- a CDS encoding flagella basal body P-ring formation protein FlgA — MRTFVAFIFLIMASSPANSLVDIRPVTEINDDVIRLDDIFTGLEENQNEIVEKSPHPGKTRTFDFPSLKKIADRFALPWSPILTSARCEVIRSSYRIPISNVHSRIEEYCKQEHPDLFANESVSIVLTRNMDTIYSPKEKSMALIPTKIWFNEQQTRFTVRVETDYATHDIEGYILQNQKVPVLRRIMRKGETINASDIELMLMPLRDIGRAQILSPNDVLGKAINVGQINPFKAIYAHEIERQFLVYTEDTLRMFPILSDTHESIPGTALANGMRDDIIPVRNELTDGVHEGHVIDDARVDILETPADFFPIPHMTEAIMPSKE; from the coding sequence GTGAGAACTTTCGTTGCTTTTATTTTTTTGATTATGGCATCATCTCCTGCAAACAGTTTAGTAGATATACGCCCTGTCACCGAGATCAATGACGACGTCATCAGGTTGGATGATATTTTCACAGGCCTTGAGGAAAATCAGAATGAAATTGTTGAAAAATCACCACATCCCGGAAAAACCAGAACTTTTGACTTTCCTAGTCTTAAAAAAATTGCAGACAGATTTGCTCTTCCGTGGTCCCCTATTTTAACTTCTGCGCGATGTGAGGTCATTCGGTCCTCATATCGTATTCCGATTTCTAACGTTCATAGTCGTATTGAAGAATACTGCAAACAAGAACATCCTGATCTTTTTGCCAATGAATCTGTTAGTATTGTTTTAACCCGCAATATGGATACGATTTACTCCCCTAAAGAAAAGAGTATGGCGCTCATTCCCACAAAAATATGGTTCAACGAACAGCAAACACGCTTTACTGTAAGAGTGGAAACAGATTACGCCACACATGACATCGAAGGATACATCCTTCAAAATCAGAAAGTACCCGTTCTAAGGCGTATCATGCGCAAAGGCGAAACTATTAACGCAAGTGACATCGAGCTTATGTTGATGCCTTTACGGGATATCGGGCGCGCACAAATTCTTTCACCCAATGATGTCCTGGGAAAAGCAATTAATGTTGGACAAATAAATCCTTTTAAAGCAATTTATGCGCATGAAATTGAGAGGCAGTTTCTTGTGTACACAGAAGACACCCTGCGTATGTTTCCTATTCTTTCAGATACACATGAATCCATCCCCGGAACAGCTCTTGCAAATGGGATGCGCGATGATATTATCCCTGTTCGCAACGAACTCACTGACGGTGTGCACGAAGGACATGTTATTGATGATGCCCGCGTTGATATTCTTGAAACTCCTGCCGATTTCTTCCCAATACCTCACATGACTGAAGCGATTATGCCTTCAAAAGAATGA